One part of the Vitis riparia cultivar Riparia Gloire de Montpellier isolate 1030 chromosome 6, EGFV_Vit.rip_1.0, whole genome shotgun sequence genome encodes these proteins:
- the LOC117915855 gene encoding probable xyloglucan endotransglucosylase/hydrolase protein 32, with product MAPLLCLLILMITTCSVAQGPPSPGFSPSSKFSPISFNQGFRNLWGSQHQTIDQGLLTIWLDSTSGSGFKSLKPYRSGFFSAAIKLQPGYTAGVITSFYLSNNEDYPGNHDEIDIEFLGTTLDKPYTLQTNVYMKGSGDGRLIGREVKIHLWFDPTKDFHNYAILWTPDEIVFLVDDVPIRRYPRKNDATFPARPMWVYGSIWDASTWATEDGKYKADYRYQPFIGRYKNFKLGGCTTDAAASCRPPSVSPSSAGGLSQQQYSAMESVQKNYVVYDYCQDPKRDHSQIPEC from the exons ATGGCTCCCCTTCTCTGTCTTCTCATTCTCATGATCACTACTTGCAGCGTTGCTCAGGGTCCACCTTCCCCTGGTTTCTCCCCCAGTTCCAAATTTAGTCCTATTAGCTTTAATCAAGGTTTTAGAAATCTCTGGGGTTCTCAGCATCAAACCATAGACCAGGGTTTATTAACAATTTGGCTTGACAGTACCTCTG GAAGTGGGTTTAAGTCGCTTAAGCCCTATCGTTCAGGTTTCTTCAGTGCTGCCATCAAGCTCCAACCTGGCTATACTGCAGGAGTGATCACATCTTTctat CTTTCAAACAACGAAGACTACCCTGGGAACCACGATGAAATCGATATCGAGTTCCTGGGAACAACACTGGATAAGCCTTATACCCTGCAGACCAACGTGTATATGAAGGGAAGTGGAGATGGAAGACTGATAGGGAGGGAAGTGAAGATTCATCTCTGGTTCGATCCAACCAAAGACTTTCATAATTATGCTATCCTATGGACCCCAGATGAGATCGT ATTCCTAGTGGACGATGTCCCCATAAGAAGGTATCCAAGAAAGAATGACGCTACATTTCCCGCAAGGCCAATGTGGGTGTATGGATCGATATGGGATGCGTCAACATGGGCCACAGAGGATGGAAAATACAAAGCCGATTACCGGTACCAACCATTCATAGGTAGGTACAAAAATTTCAAGCTGGGCGGGTGCACCACCGATGCAGCAGCCTCCTGCCGGCCACCCTCCGTCTCGCCGTCCTCCGCAGGAGGCCTGAGCCAACAGCAGTACTCAGCAATGGAATCGGTGCAGAAGAATTACGTGGTTTATGACTATTGCCAGGACCCCAAGAGAGACCACTCTCAGATACCAGAGTGTTAG